A stretch of Arachis hypogaea cultivar Tifrunner chromosome 15, arahy.Tifrunner.gnm2.J5K5, whole genome shotgun sequence DNA encodes these proteins:
- the LOC112750231 gene encoding uncharacterized protein isoform X1 has translation MSFNENYEIRKGIQDNSSSKARLEGYLPTYTCTYRVIKQSGVLEMPGLMYINTPAVVTTAVGQMAISKGRRKGSTTLNPFSESAGTVGARMAVSAEQAGCIPMDDVFRLAVTSFKVYDWRLFGAAS, from the exons ATGTCATTTAATGAAAATTATGAAATCAGGAAAGGGATTCAAGATAACTCCTCTTCGAAAGCACGGCTTGAGGGATATTTGCCAACTTACACGTGTACTTATCGA GTTATTAAACAGTCTGGAGTCCTTGAAATGCCGGGTTTGATGTACATTAACACACCTGCTGTTGTAACAACTGCAGTAGGTCAAATG GCAATTTCTAAGGGACGAaggaagggaagcacaacattaaA CCCATTTAGTGAAAGCGCAGGCACAGTTGGCGCCAGGATGGCTGTTTCGGCTGAACAAGCTGGATGTATCCCCATGGACGATGTATTCAGACTAGCTGTAACAAGCTTCAAGGTTTATGACTGGCGTCTTTTTGGTGCAGCAAGTTGA
- the LOC112750231 gene encoding uncharacterized protein isoform X2 → MSFNENYEIRKGIQDNSSSKARLEGYLPTYTCTYRVIKQSGVLEMPGLMYINTPAVVTTAVGQMAISKGRRKGSTTLKFIWQICVLKELILMH, encoded by the exons ATGTCATTTAATGAAAATTATGAAATCAGGAAAGGGATTCAAGATAACTCCTCTTCGAAAGCACGGCTTGAGGGATATTTGCCAACTTACACGTGTACTTATCGA GTTATTAAACAGTCTGGAGTCCTTGAAATGCCGGGTTTGATGTACATTAACACACCTGCTGTTGTAACAACTGCAGTAGGTCAAATG GCAATTTCTAAGGGACGAaggaagggaagcacaacattaaA GTTTATTTGGCAAATATGTGTCTTAAAGGAGTTGATACTGATGCACTAG